The Catenuloplanes niger genome includes a window with the following:
- a CDS encoding hemolysin family protein produces MQELWTQLALVAVLVVLNAAFAGSEMALVSLRESQIHRLEREGGAGGRVLARLAKDPNRFLATIQIGITLAGFLASASAAVSLAKPLVPVLSALGDAAEPMSIVLVTLALTFVTLVFGELAPKRIAMQRAEGWALAVARPLDLLATISRPAVWALGATADVVVRAFGIDPAEEREEISPDELRDIVSGHRGFTVEQQTIINGAVEIAERQLRAVLVPRLRVFTLDSGTTAEAARLVLAASGHSRAPVVRHSMLDDVVGVVHLRELIGVPDDRPVDECARPPMLLPDSLPVSDALRQFKAERQHIALVVDERGAIDGIVTLEDVLEEIVGEIYDETDRDVQAVRTDPDGTMALPGTFPVHDLPDIGVELDERPPGDYTTIAGMMLTLLGHIPTVAGETVTIDGWEAAVTSVEHHAITGVSLRRLPEGAPAEGEEQPVEAR; encoded by the coding sequence GTGCAGGAGCTATGGACCCAGCTCGCGCTGGTGGCCGTGCTGGTCGTGCTCAACGCGGCATTCGCGGGCAGCGAGATGGCACTGGTCTCGCTACGGGAGAGCCAGATCCACCGGCTGGAGCGGGAGGGTGGCGCGGGCGGCCGGGTGCTGGCCCGGCTGGCGAAGGACCCGAACCGGTTCCTCGCCACCATCCAGATCGGTATCACGCTGGCCGGCTTCCTGGCGTCCGCGTCCGCCGCCGTGTCGTTGGCCAAGCCGCTGGTGCCGGTGCTGAGCGCGCTCGGTGACGCGGCCGAGCCGATGTCGATCGTGCTGGTCACGCTGGCGCTGACGTTCGTCACGCTGGTCTTCGGCGAGCTGGCCCCGAAGCGGATCGCGATGCAGCGCGCCGAGGGCTGGGCGCTCGCGGTGGCCCGGCCGCTGGACCTGCTGGCCACGATCTCCCGCCCGGCCGTGTGGGCGCTCGGCGCGACCGCGGACGTGGTGGTGCGCGCGTTCGGCATCGACCCGGCCGAGGAGCGCGAGGAGATCAGCCCGGACGAGCTGCGCGACATCGTCTCCGGTCACCGGGGCTTCACGGTCGAGCAGCAGACGATCATCAACGGTGCGGTGGAGATCGCCGAGCGGCAGCTGCGCGCGGTTCTGGTGCCGCGACTGCGCGTGTTCACGCTGGACTCGGGCACGACCGCGGAGGCCGCGCGCCTGGTGCTGGCCGCGTCCGGGCACTCGCGGGCGCCGGTGGTCCGGCACAGCATGCTCGACGACGTGGTCGGCGTGGTGCACCTGCGCGAGCTGATCGGCGTGCCGGACGACCGGCCGGTCGACGAGTGCGCGCGCCCGCCGATGCTGCTGCCCGACTCGCTGCCGGTCTCCGACGCGCTGCGCCAGTTCAAGGCGGAGCGGCAGCACATAGCGCTGGTGGTGGACGAGCGTGGCGCGATCGACGGGATCGTCACGCTGGAGGACGTGCTGGAGGAGATCGTCGGCGAGATCTACGACGAGACGGACCGGGACGTGCAGGCGGTGCGCACGGACCCGGACGGCACGATGGCGCTGCCCGGCACGTTCCCGGTGCACGACCTGCCGGACATCGGGGTGGAGCTGGACGAGCGGCCGCCCGGTGACTACACGACCATCGCCGGGATGATGCTGACGCTGCTCGGGCACATTCCGACGGTGGCCGGTGAGACGGTCACGATCGACGGCTGGGAGGCGGCCGTGACGTCGGTGGAGCACCACGCGATCACCGGTGTGAGCCTGCGCCGGCTGCCGGAGGGCGCGCCCGCGGAGGGCGAGGAACAGCCGGTCGAGGCACGGTAG
- a CDS encoding VWA domain-containing protein, with protein MSEEVERLRRWRMVLGAAAGESFQQLGGAEAAMDAALGALYDGAGEGESRNRSAGLGASAPRVARWLGDIREYFPSTVVQVMQQDAIDRLNLTSLLLEPEMLAAVEPDVHLVGTLLSLNRVMPDRTKELARQVVRQVVDELERRVAQKTRAAVTGALNRATRVNRPRHADIDWDRTIRANLKHYQPEYRTVVPERLIGFGRRTSAVQRDVVLCVDQSGSMAASVVYSGVFSAVLASMRSLRTSLVVFDTAVVDLTDQLSDPVEVLFGTQLGGGTDINRAIGYGQTLITRPRDSIFVLISDLYEGGVRDEMLRRVAAMVGSGVQVIVLLALSDEGAPAYDHENAAALAALGVPAFACTPDLFPELMAAAIERRDLRAFAERATTR; from the coding sequence GTGAGCGAGGAGGTGGAGCGGCTGCGGCGCTGGCGGATGGTGCTGGGCGCCGCCGCCGGCGAGAGTTTTCAGCAGCTCGGCGGCGCCGAGGCGGCGATGGACGCGGCGCTCGGCGCGCTCTACGACGGTGCCGGCGAGGGCGAGTCGCGGAACCGGTCGGCCGGGCTGGGCGCGTCCGCGCCGCGGGTCGCGCGCTGGCTGGGCGACATCCGGGAGTACTTCCCGAGCACGGTTGTGCAGGTGATGCAGCAGGACGCGATCGACCGGCTGAACCTGACCTCGCTGCTGCTGGAACCGGAGATGTTGGCCGCGGTCGAGCCGGACGTGCACCTGGTCGGCACGCTGCTCTCGCTCAACCGGGTGATGCCGGACCGGACGAAGGAGCTGGCCCGGCAGGTGGTCCGCCAGGTGGTGGACGAGCTGGAACGCCGGGTCGCGCAGAAGACGCGGGCGGCGGTGACCGGCGCGCTGAACCGGGCCACCCGGGTCAACCGTCCCCGGCACGCGGACATCGACTGGGACCGGACGATCCGGGCGAATCTGAAGCACTACCAGCCGGAGTACCGGACCGTCGTGCCGGAGCGGCTGATCGGGTTCGGCCGGCGGACCAGCGCGGTGCAGCGGGACGTGGTGCTGTGCGTGGACCAGTCCGGTTCGATGGCCGCGTCCGTGGTCTACTCCGGCGTGTTCTCGGCCGTGCTCGCGTCGATGCGGTCGCTGCGCACGTCGCTGGTGGTCTTCGACACCGCCGTCGTGGACCTGACCGACCAGCTCAGCGACCCGGTGGAGGTGCTGTTCGGCACGCAGCTGGGCGGCGGCACGGACATCAACCGCGCGATCGGGTACGGCCAGACGTTGATCACCCGGCCGCGGGACAGCATCTTCGTGCTGATCAGCGACCTGTACGAGGGCGGCGTACGGGACGAGATGCTGCGCCGGGTGGCCGCGATGGTCGGCTCGGGCGTGCAGGTGATCGTGCTGCTCGCGCTCTCCGACGAGGGCGCGCCCGCCTACGACCACGAGAACGCGGCCGCGCTGGCAGCGCTCGGCGTGCCCGCGTTCGCCTGCACACCGGACCTGTTCCCGGAGCTGATGGCGGCCGCGATCGAGCGCCGGGACCTGCGGGCTTTCGCGGAGCGCGCGACGACGCGTTAG
- a CDS encoding DUF5682 family protein: MERHYGVRHHGPGSARALLRALDEQRPDLVLIEGPPEADDLVRWAADDGLVPPVALLGYVTDAPGTAAYWPFAVFSPEWQAIRWAVAHDVPVRFFDLPWAYRAATEPARTTEPASPVDSGPAAAAGPGTDPAPGADPAPGDGSAPGAGSDADAGSGPVPGPAHGRGPAPGSVPEPDSGSGPVPDPDGDGEPVRPVDPIGELAAAAGYDDPERWWEDVIEHRGMPAFEAIAEAMAAIRAESPDDPDDLVREAHMRTVLRAARRTHENIAVVCGAWHVPALTAKVPAGADAALLKGRKKAKVTFTWVPWTYGRLASWQGYGAGVRSPGWYHHLFTTEDEVITRWLVKAAGVLRDDGVPVSSAHVIESVRLAEALAVLRGRPLAGLDEVTEAARAVLCEGDELRLDLIGRRLVVSERLGEVPDDMPAVPLARDLAERQRALRLKPSPLEAELRLDLRKEIDLGRSRLLHRLRLLGVPWGEPADRGGGKGTFRETWQLRWQPEYAVALVEASGYGTTVLDAATARLVERARRSEVLAEVTALVEVAMLADLPDAYPPVLRALDTRAALDADVTHLMAAIPALARTLRYGDVRGTDLGALGTVTAALLGRVYAGLPSAVLSLSDEAAQHLRGYADAVHAAVGLLDDAGLRERWLDTLASLSGRDDLHGLLAGRFTRVLYEADRLDRAETRRRMGLVLTAGVPPAVAARWIEGFLAGGGLLLVHDAALLALVDEWLAALGPDAFTEALPLLRRTFGTFAAPERRAIGERVAGAADHGGGDDTRVDHDVAGSVLPTLGALLGREIGRREIESVGSTT; the protein is encoded by the coding sequence GTGGAGCGGCACTACGGGGTCCGGCACCACGGGCCCGGCTCGGCCCGGGCACTGCTGCGCGCGCTCGACGAGCAGCGGCCGGACCTGGTACTGATCGAGGGCCCACCGGAGGCGGACGACCTGGTCCGGTGGGCGGCGGACGACGGGCTCGTGCCGCCGGTCGCGCTGCTCGGCTACGTCACCGACGCGCCGGGTACGGCCGCGTACTGGCCGTTCGCGGTCTTCTCACCGGAGTGGCAGGCGATCCGCTGGGCGGTCGCCCACGACGTGCCGGTCCGGTTCTTCGACCTGCCCTGGGCCTACCGGGCGGCCACGGAGCCGGCCCGCACGACGGAGCCGGCATCGCCGGTCGACTCCGGCCCGGCAGCGGCCGCGGGACCGGGCACCGATCCCGCGCCGGGTGCCGATCCCGCGCCTGGTGACGGCTCCGCGCCTGGTGCCGGATCGGACGCGGATGCCGGATCGGGGCCGGTTCCTGGCCCGGCACACGGGCGTGGTCCGGCGCCGGGTTCCGTGCCGGAGCCGGATTCCGGATCGGGGCCGGTGCCCGATCCGGACGGCGACGGTGAGCCGGTGCGGCCGGTCGATCCGATCGGGGAACTGGCCGCGGCGGCCGGGTATGACGATCCGGAGCGCTGGTGGGAGGACGTGATCGAGCACCGCGGGATGCCGGCGTTCGAGGCGATCGCGGAGGCGATGGCCGCGATCCGGGCCGAGTCGCCGGACGACCCGGACGACCTGGTCCGTGAGGCGCACATGCGCACGGTGCTGCGCGCGGCCCGGCGTACCCACGAGAACATCGCGGTCGTCTGCGGGGCCTGGCACGTGCCCGCGCTGACCGCGAAGGTCCCGGCCGGGGCCGACGCCGCGCTGCTCAAGGGCCGGAAGAAGGCCAAGGTCACGTTCACCTGGGTGCCCTGGACGTACGGGCGGCTGGCGTCCTGGCAGGGCTACGGCGCCGGGGTGCGCTCGCCGGGCTGGTACCACCACCTGTTCACCACCGAGGACGAGGTGATCACGAGGTGGCTGGTGAAGGCGGCCGGTGTGCTGCGCGACGACGGCGTGCCGGTCTCCTCCGCGCACGTGATCGAGTCGGTGCGGCTGGCCGAGGCGCTCGCGGTGCTGCGCGGACGGCCGCTGGCCGGGCTGGACGAGGTGACCGAGGCGGCCCGCGCGGTGCTCTGCGAGGGCGACGAACTGCGGCTCGACCTGATCGGCCGGCGGCTGGTGGTCAGCGAGCGGCTCGGTGAGGTGCCGGACGACATGCCGGCCGTACCGCTCGCCCGCGACCTCGCCGAACGGCAACGCGCGCTGCGGCTGAAACCGTCGCCGCTCGAGGCCGAGCTCAGACTGGACCTGCGCAAGGAGATCGACCTCGGGCGCAGCCGGCTGCTGCACCGGTTGCGCCTGCTCGGCGTGCCGTGGGGCGAGCCGGCCGACCGCGGCGGCGGCAAGGGCACGTTCCGCGAGACCTGGCAGCTGCGCTGGCAGCCGGAGTACGCGGTCGCGCTGGTCGAGGCGAGCGGGTACGGCACGACCGTGCTCGACGCGGCCACCGCGCGGCTGGTGGAACGGGCCCGGCGCAGCGAGGTGCTGGCCGAGGTGACCGCGCTGGTCGAGGTCGCGATGCTGGCCGACCTGCCGGACGCGTACCCGCCGGTGCTGCGCGCGCTGGACACCCGGGCCGCGCTGGACGCGGACGTGACGCACCTGATGGCCGCGATCCCGGCGCTGGCCCGCACGCTGCGGTACGGCGACGTGCGCGGCACCGACCTGGGCGCACTCGGCACGGTCACCGCCGCGCTGCTCGGCCGCGTCTACGCCGGGCTGCCGTCGGCCGTGCTGTCGCTCTCCGACGAGGCGGCGCAACACCTTCGCGGGTACGCGGACGCGGTGCACGCGGCGGTCGGGCTGCTCGACGACGCCGGCCTCCGGGAGCGCTGGCTGGACACGCTGGCGTCGCTGTCCGGCCGCGACGACCTGCACGGCCTGCTGGCCGGCCGGTTCACCCGGGTGCTCTACGAGGCGGACCGGCTGGACCGGGCGGAGACCCGGCGGCGGATGGGTCTGGTGCTGACCGCGGGCGTGCCACCGGCCGTGGCGGCGCGCTGGATCGAGGGATTCCTGGCCGGCGGCGGGCTGCTGCTGGTGCACGACGCGGCGCTGCTGGCGCTGGTCGACGAGTGGCTGGCCGCGCTCGGCCCGGACGCGTTCACCGAGGCGCTGCCGCTGCTGCGGCGCACGTTCGGCACGTTCGCGGCGCCGGAGCGACGGGCGATCGGCGAGCGGGTCGCGGGCGCGGCGGACCACGGCGGCGGCGACGACACCCGGGTGGATCACGACGTGGCCGGGTCGGTGCTGCCCACGCTGGGCGCGCTGCTGGGCCGCGAGATCGGCAGACGAGAGATCGAGAGCGTGGGGAGCACGACATGA
- a CDS encoding ATP-binding protein, whose amino-acid sequence MTALRPHAEQLFADELDRLAAADDRSRPPGWRLSPQAVVTYVLGDGDTITPKYVGPRRLMEVAVATLATDRALLLLGVPGTAKTWVSEHLAAAISGDSTLLVQGTAGTAEESIRYGWNYARLLAEGPSTDALVPSPVMRAMRTGTIARFEELTRVPSDVQDTLITILSEKTLPVPELSTEVQAQRGFNIIATANDRDRGVNELSSALRRRFNTVVLPVPATAEEEVDIVARRVAQLGRALELPEVPAAIEEIRRVVTVFRELRGGLTEDGRTKLKSPTGTLSTAEAISVITNGMALAGHFGDGTLRPGDVAAGIVGAVIKDPVSDAVVWREYLETVVRERDGWTGFYRAAREAV is encoded by the coding sequence ATGACGGCCCTGCGCCCGCACGCCGAGCAGCTGTTCGCCGACGAACTGGACCGGCTCGCGGCCGCCGACGACCGGTCGCGCCCGCCCGGCTGGCGGCTCTCCCCGCAGGCGGTCGTGACCTACGTGCTCGGCGACGGGGACACGATCACGCCGAAGTACGTCGGGCCGCGCCGGCTGATGGAGGTCGCGGTCGCCACGCTCGCCACCGACCGGGCCCTGCTGCTGCTCGGCGTGCCCGGCACCGCCAAGACCTGGGTGTCCGAGCACCTGGCCGCCGCGATCTCCGGCGACTCCACGCTGCTGGTCCAGGGCACCGCCGGCACGGCCGAGGAGTCGATCCGGTACGGCTGGAACTACGCGCGCCTGCTCGCCGAGGGCCCGTCCACGGACGCGCTGGTGCCGAGCCCGGTCATGCGCGCGATGCGGACCGGCACGATCGCCCGGTTCGAGGAGCTGACCCGGGTGCCGTCCGACGTGCAGGACACGCTGATCACGATCCTGTCCGAGAAGACGCTGCCGGTGCCGGAGCTGAGCACCGAGGTGCAGGCACAGCGCGGCTTCAACATCATCGCGACCGCGAACGACCGGGATCGCGGCGTGAACGAGCTGTCCAGCGCGCTGCGCCGCCGCTTCAACACGGTCGTGCTGCCGGTCCCGGCCACGGCCGAGGAGGAGGTCGACATCGTCGCGCGGCGGGTCGCGCAGCTCGGCCGCGCGCTGGAGCTGCCCGAGGTGCCGGCCGCGATCGAGGAGATCCGCCGGGTGGTGACGGTCTTCCGTGAGCTGCGCGGCGGGCTGACCGAGGACGGGCGCACCAAGCTCAAGTCGCCGACCGGCACGCTCTCCACCGCGGAGGCGATCTCGGTGATCACCAACGGGATGGCGCTGGCCGGGCACTTCGGCGACGGCACGCTGCGCCCCGGCGACGTCGCAGCCGGGATCGTCGGCGCGGTGATCAAGGATCCGGTGTCGGACGCGGTGGTCTGGCGGGAGTACCTGGAGACCGTGGTCCGCGAGCGGGACGGCTGGACGGGCTTCTACCGGGCCGCGCGCGAGGCGGTCTGA
- a CDS encoding DUF5691 domain-containing protein — translation MPVEPWTAAHVLALAPDASSAKGAQSVSGAAKWEAAGLSDDVLWGLCKGSGKKPYQACVDLSGPAYKCSCPSRKFPCKHALGLLLLWSGGGVDPGGDLPEWVAEWQAGRAARAARAETRRTEPGVVDEAAARKRAGQRADRVAGGLAELDRWLLDQVTSGLAGVQRAGYAPFETMAARLVDAQAGTAAGAVRRLGATAGVGAGWADRLLGELALLRLLTGGYARLDALPEELAATVRTRVGFATSADDVRAGARVRDSWQVLGQADTVEERLTGRRTWLRGLGTGRFALLLAYAAPGQSLPGDAVPGTVLDAELAFYPGAAPLRALIAESYRTSALSSVSGAVPVRDALTAAGRLRAADPWLDEAPVLLADVCPAGVDRLTDPAGDAVQLVGDVPWWLLAASGGHPVTVAGELTAAGGVRPLAVWSADGGFTAAPHGPATADRHVTRLPEELVSAALVGVDRRPWRGDSVLVDGRELRVHGTPADGRGGPAGALLDAVAVAVAYRRSGPAAIGGVAADEPAGAETRPVVSARAGQRLVQLLTGAGVPGGGDVAQRLLAEWLRIAAEQGLRAPAFTLPALLEAGRRSTALRPALALVAGRRGGWLAERRADWRYLLAEAAEPGDDADWATGTPGERLAFLTALRERDPDAGRELLAAGFDAEEPEQRARFLAALATGLSAADEPLLERALDDRRREVRQAAAEQLTVLPGSALRRRMTGRARSAVRFDGRRLIVTPPTECDAAMRRDGIAPKPPRGVGERAWLLEEVVARTPLTAWTETTGLDPAAFTALPVVAVLAASPADAATAHTGSGDWALTLRKGLSRAAVLARDPDWVVPLADLMSQPVNRDMDVADELLTMALYEALPAAELGRYAARVLRADPARAHRLAELHPGPWPDDLADAALEAIASLATSGRYAWNIGDLCRLASAAMPVAYAPRVAALAERIRLSGDPAAIRPADTVAALSAALTYRHEMTEELR, via the coding sequence GTGCCCGTCGAACCGTGGACGGCCGCGCACGTGCTCGCGCTCGCTCCCGACGCCTCCTCGGCAAAGGGTGCACAGAGCGTCAGCGGCGCGGCCAAATGGGAGGCCGCCGGCCTCAGCGATGACGTGTTGTGGGGACTCTGCAAAGGCAGCGGTAAGAAGCCGTACCAAGCCTGTGTGGATCTCTCCGGACCCGCCTACAAATGCTCCTGCCCGAGCCGGAAATTTCCGTGCAAGCACGCGCTGGGTCTGCTGTTGCTCTGGTCCGGTGGCGGCGTCGATCCGGGCGGCGACCTGCCGGAGTGGGTGGCGGAGTGGCAGGCCGGGCGCGCGGCCCGGGCGGCCCGGGCCGAGACCCGGCGCACCGAACCGGGCGTGGTCGACGAGGCCGCCGCCCGCAAGCGCGCCGGGCAGCGGGCGGACCGGGTCGCGGGCGGGCTCGCCGAGCTGGACCGGTGGCTGCTCGACCAGGTGACGTCCGGGTTGGCCGGCGTGCAGCGCGCGGGCTACGCGCCGTTCGAGACGATGGCGGCCCGGTTGGTCGACGCGCAGGCCGGCACGGCCGCGGGCGCGGTCCGGCGGCTCGGCGCGACAGCCGGTGTCGGTGCCGGCTGGGCCGACCGGCTGCTCGGCGAGCTCGCGCTGCTGCGGCTGCTGACCGGCGGCTACGCGCGCCTCGACGCGCTGCCGGAAGAGCTGGCCGCGACGGTACGGACCCGGGTCGGCTTCGCGACCTCGGCCGACGACGTGCGGGCCGGTGCCCGGGTGCGCGACTCGTGGCAGGTGCTCGGCCAGGCCGACACCGTGGAGGAGCGGCTGACCGGCCGCCGCACGTGGCTGCGCGGGCTCGGCACCGGGCGGTTCGCGCTGCTGCTGGCCTACGCGGCACCGGGCCAGTCGCTGCCGGGTGACGCGGTGCCGGGCACGGTGCTCGACGCCGAGCTGGCCTTCTACCCCGGCGCGGCGCCGCTGCGGGCGTTGATCGCGGAGTCGTACCGGACGTCCGCGCTGTCCTCGGTGTCCGGCGCGGTCCCGGTGCGGGACGCGCTGACCGCGGCCGGCCGGCTGCGCGCGGCGGACCCGTGGCTGGACGAGGCGCCGGTGCTGCTCGCCGACGTGTGCCCGGCCGGCGTGGACCGGCTGACCGACCCGGCCGGCGACGCGGTGCAGCTGGTCGGCGACGTGCCGTGGTGGCTGCTGGCCGCGTCCGGTGGCCACCCGGTGACGGTCGCGGGCGAGCTGACCGCTGCCGGCGGCGTACGGCCGCTCGCGGTGTGGTCCGCGGACGGCGGCTTCACGGCCGCCCCGCACGGCCCGGCCACCGCCGACCGCCACGTCACGCGGCTGCCGGAGGAACTGGTGTCGGCGGCCCTGGTCGGCGTGGACCGCCGCCCGTGGCGCGGCGACTCGGTCCTCGTCGACGGTCGTGAGCTGCGCGTCCACGGCACACCGGCGGACGGTCGCGGCGGGCCGGCCGGGGCACTGCTGGACGCGGTGGCGGTCGCGGTCGCCTATCGGCGGTCCGGGCCGGCGGCGATCGGCGGCGTCGCGGCGGACGAGCCGGCCGGTGCCGAGACCCGGCCGGTGGTCTCCGCGCGGGCCGGGCAACGACTGGTGCAGCTGCTGACCGGTGCGGGCGTGCCCGGCGGTGGTGACGTGGCGCAGCGGCTGCTGGCGGAGTGGCTGCGGATCGCGGCCGAGCAAGGGCTGCGCGCCCCCGCGTTCACGCTGCCCGCGCTGCTGGAGGCGGGCCGCCGCAGCACGGCGCTGCGGCCCGCGCTGGCGCTGGTCGCCGGGCGCCGCGGCGGCTGGCTGGCCGAGCGCCGTGCCGACTGGCGATACCTGCTGGCCGAGGCCGCGGAGCCGGGCGACGACGCGGACTGGGCGACCGGCACGCCCGGCGAGCGCCTGGCCTTCCTGACCGCGCTGCGCGAGCGTGACCCGGACGCGGGCCGCGAACTGCTGGCGGCCGGGTTCGACGCGGAGGAGCCGGAGCAGCGCGCCCGCTTCCTCGCCGCGCTCGCCACCGGGCTCTCCGCCGCGGACGAGCCGCTGCTGGAGCGGGCGCTGGACGACCGCCGCCGCGAGGTCCGGCAGGCCGCGGCCGAGCAGCTGACCGTGCTGCCCGGGTCCGCGCTGCGCCGCCGGATGACCGGGCGTGCGCGGTCCGCGGTTCGCTTCGACGGCCGCCGGCTGATCGTCACCCCGCCCACGGAGTGCGACGCGGCCATGCGGCGGGACGGCATCGCGCCGAAACCGCCGCGCGGCGTCGGCGAGCGCGCCTGGCTGCTGGAGGAGGTCGTCGCCCGCACGCCGCTGACCGCCTGGACCGAGACGACCGGGCTGGACCCGGCCGCGTTCACGGCGCTGCCGGTCGTGGCCGTCCTCGCCGCGAGTCCCGCGGACGCGGCCACCGCGCACACGGGCTCGGGCGACTGGGCGCTGACCCTCCGCAAAGGACTGTCCCGGGCCGCGGTGCTCGCGCGGGACCCGGACTGGGTGGTGCCGCTGGCCGACCTGATGTCCCAGCCGGTCAACCGGGACATGGACGTCGCCGACGAACTGCTCACGATGGCGCTCTACGAGGCGCTCCCCGCGGCGGAGCTGGGCCGCTACGCCGCGCGTGTGCTGCGGGCCGACCCGGCGCGTGCGCACCGGCTGGCCGAGCTGCACCCCGGGCCCTGGCCGGACGATCTGGCCGACGCCGCGCTGGAGGCGATCGCGAGCCTCGCCACCTCCGGGCGGTACGCGTGGAACATCGGTGACCTGTGCCGGCTCGCGTCCGCGGCCATGCCGGTGGCGTACGCGCCGCGGGTCGCCGCGCTCGCCGAGCGCATCCGGCTCTCCGGCGACCCGGCCGCGATCCGGCCCGCCGACACCGTCGCGGCGCTGTCCGCCGCGCTCACCTACCGACACGAGATGACCGAGGAGCTTCGATGA
- a CDS encoding DUF742 domain-containing protein — protein sequence MSDDHFSRVRPYLASEPADEPSWNTSTGFRPFVLTAGRVHADGGDTPDIGLDTHVVARWGESTDALSPEQREIVRLCVESLSVVEISARIGLHVGVTMVLVGDLAAAGHLVVHETTQPEGPSVEIMNRVADGLRSL from the coding sequence GTGAGCGACGACCACTTCTCGCGGGTGCGCCCGTACCTGGCGTCGGAGCCCGCGGACGAGCCCTCCTGGAACACCTCCACCGGGTTCCGGCCGTTCGTGCTGACCGCGGGGCGGGTGCACGCGGACGGCGGCGACACCCCGGACATCGGGCTGGACACGCACGTGGTGGCGCGCTGGGGCGAGTCCACCGACGCGCTCTCGCCGGAGCAGCGGGAGATCGTGCGGCTCTGCGTGGAGTCGCTGTCCGTGGTCGAGATCAGCGCACGGATCGGGCTGCACGTCGGCGTGACCATGGTGCTGGTCGGCGACCTGGCCGCGGCCGGGCACCTGGTCGTGCACGAGACGACGCAGCCGGAAGGGCCGAGCGTGGAGATCATGAATCGGGTGGCGGACGGGCTGCGTTCACTCTGA
- a CDS encoding roadblock/LC7 domain-containing protein, protein MSTLSTEAKTFNWLLDTFASGTAGVVQAIAVSSDGLLMAMTTAQERANSERLAAVVSGLTSLAVGAASCYPLGGLNRVVLDMDEGYLLVTSISAGSVLGVIAERSANLGTLAYEMTLFVNKAGDALTPKLIDELKSHVRT, encoded by the coding sequence ATGAGCACCCTGAGCACCGAGGCCAAGACGTTCAACTGGCTGCTGGATACGTTCGCGTCCGGCACGGCCGGGGTCGTCCAGGCGATCGCCGTGTCGTCCGACGGCCTGCTGATGGCGATGACCACCGCCCAGGAACGGGCCAACTCGGAGCGGCTCGCGGCCGTCGTGTCCGGGCTGACCAGCCTGGCCGTGGGCGCGGCCAGCTGCTATCCGCTCGGCGGGCTGAACCGGGTGGTGCTGGACATGGACGAGGGATATCTGCTGGTCACGTCGATCAGCGCGGGTTCGGTGCTCGGCGTCATCGCCGAGCGCTCGGCGAACCTGGGCACGCTCGCCTACGAGATGACGCTCTTCGTCAACAAGGCGGGCGACGCGCTCACCCCGAAGCTGATCGACGAGCTGAAGAGCCACGTCCGGACGTGA